AGGAGCGCGGCCGTGGAAAGCGAGTTGCGGACGGAAAGCGAGATTGCGCAGATCATCGAGCGGGGTGCCGCGCGAGGTGTCTTCCATGTAGCAGATCCGGGCCTCGCGGCGGCGCTGATAAAGCCCCTGCTGCAGGACTGGTACGTGAAGCGCGCCAAATACCGCAAGCGCGGCACCTCCATCGACGCCTATGTCGCGGCAACGACGGCATTCGTGGAACGCGCGCTGATGCGCCACGGAGAGGATGCGGCGCCGCCCGAACCGGCGCAGCCAGCGGGTCAGGAGATGTAGAGCTTGGCGGCGCCTTCCTTCAGGATGTCGACGATTTCCTCCTGACGCTTGACGATGATGTTGCGCAGAACCTCGATCGACTTCTTCTCGTCGCGCAAACGGAGGACTTCCAGCAGTTCCAGATGCTTCAGATAGCTCACCTCGTGCAGGCCTTCTCCGGACGAGTCGGCCCAGCGGATGAAATGGATGCGCGCATTCAGCTTGCGCAGGGCCTCTACCAGCGCCTGATTGTGGCTCAGCCCGACGAGGCGCTCGTGGAACGCCTCGTCATTGGCGATGGTCTCGTCCCTGGTAGCGGTCTTCCGGTTGTTGTAGGCGCCGGTCCAGAAGTCGATGAGTTCGCAGATCTCGCTGTCGGCGGCGCGTTGTATGGCGAGGCGGACACCCTCCGTCTCGAGGATGACCCGCAATTCGTAGAGATCGATGATTTCCTGCGTATTGATCTTCGGCCGGAAGAAACCCACCGACGGCTCGAATTGCAACAGCCGTTCGACGACGAGCCGGTTCAGCGCTTCGCGGACCGGCGTCCGACTGACGCCAAAACGCTTCGCCAGTTCAACCTCGTTGATACGCTCATTCGGTTTGATGTCGTAGCTGAGGATCAGGTTGCGAAGCCCGTCATAGCTTCTCGTCATGGCGCTGCCACCGGCGCCACGGCCCTGGATGACCTTGGGCTCCCTGCGCCTTGGCGTCTTCGCTGGCATGCTGTGTTCGTTCACTGACGTTCCTTCGAATCTCCGCGCGGCATGACCGTATTCCCGCCACGCGACATTTTGCTTCTGGTAGCAGATCGACGCCCTCATACAAACCGCGAGGAGGAAGGTTCCCGTTCCACCGGGAGGTCTCTAGCCGCGGCAAAACGCCTTACGCAGGGAGTCCTGCCATATCTCTACTCGGCTGCCTCCACGACAAATTGTCGAGGGCGTTCGAATTGCGCAAGAAGCGCCACCTCCTCCGTCTTCACGGCTTGCAGATTGCGCTCCTTGACGTGGCCGAAACCGCGGATCTTCAGTGGCAGTTCTGCGATACGCACGGCGATGTCGTAGTTTTCGCCGGAAAGCTTCGACAGCAGGCGATCGATGAGAGCGATATAGTCGACGACGAGTTGCCGCTCGGTGCGCCGTTCCTTCGTGTAGCCGAAAATGTCGAGTTTCGTGCCGCGCAGCCCCTTCAGCCGGGCGAGGATGCGGAAGAGCGGCAGCACCCAGGGTCCGAAAGTGGTCTTGCGTGGTCTGCCGGTCACCGGGTCCTTACGTCCCAGAATGGGCGGCGCAAGGTGGAATCTCAGCCGAAGCCTGTCGCCGTCGAACGTGTCGGCAAGCTGGGCGAGGAAAGCGCCGTCCGTGTAGAGGCGTGCGACTTCGTATTCGTCCTTGTAGGCCATCAGCTTGAAGAGACTGCGCGCGACCGCCTCGCTGAACTGCCGGCGTCCAACGGGTTCCGCCTTGCGCACGCGTTCTACAACCCCCGCATAGCGTGCCGCGTAAGCGGCGTTCTGGTAAGCGGTGAGAAAGGCAACGTGGCGCGCGTGCATCTGTTCTTCGGTCTCGGCGGCTGCCGCCTTCTTTGTTCCGCGTGCCTCGACCAGCCGGGTCACGCCTTCCGGGTCGATCGCCGCCCGCCGTCCCCATTCGAACGCCGCCTTGTTCATGGCGACCGCCTCGCCATTGATCTCGATGGCGCGCATCAAGGCCTGTTCGGAAAGCGGCACCGCGCCGGATTGCCAGCCATAGCCGAGCAGAAACAGGTTGGCGGCGATCGTGTCGCCCAGAAGCGCCAGCGCCATGCGGTTGGCGTCGACGAAGTGGCTGTTCTCCTTGCCCACCGCGGCCGAAAGAGCGCGCTTTACGCGCTCCACCGGCAATGAAAATTCGATGTTGCGGGTGAAATCGCCCGGCAGCACTTCGGCCGTGTTGGCGACGACCCTCGTCCGGCCCTGCTTCACTCCGGCCAGCGCCTTCGCCGTACCGGCGACCGCTATGTCGCCGCCGAACAGGAAATCGGCGCCGCCGGCTCCGATGCGGATCGCGGTGATGTCTTCCGGCTCCCTGGCGATGCGGATGTGGCTGAACACCGCGCCGCCCTTCTGGGCGAGCCCGGCCATGTCGATAACGCCGCAGCCCTTGCCTTCCAGATGCGCAGCCATCGACAATATGCCGCCGACCGTGACCACGCCCGTGCCGCCCAGACCGGTGACGAGGATGTTGTAAGTGCCGTCGATTTCCGGCAGCACCGGATCGAAGAGGCGGATGTCCGACGACGCCGCGGCTTTCACCGGCGCGGGCTTGCGCGGCTTCGCGCCGCTCACCGATACGAAGGAAGGGCAAAAGCCCTCGACGCAGGAAAAATCCTTGTTGCAGGCGGACTGGTCTATCCGCCGCTTGCGGCCCATCGGCGTTTCGACCGGCTGGACTGCGACGCAGTTGGATTGCACCCCGCAGTCGCCGCAGCCTTCGCAGACGCGCTCGTTGATGATGATGCGGCGATCGGGGTCGGGGAATGTGCCGCGCTTGCGCCTTCGCCGCTTCTCCGCGGCGCAGGTCTGATCGTAGATCATCACGGTAACGCCCTTCACCTTCGCCAGCTCCTGCTGGACCGGGATGAGTTCGCTTCGGTGATGGATCGACGTGCCGAACGGCCAGGGCGTGTTGCGCGGATATTTGTCGGAATCGTCCGTGACGACGGCGATCCGCGAGATACCTTCGGCCGCCACCTGCGCAGCGATCTTCGGAACGGACAGGCCGCCGTCATGGGGCTGGCCGCCCGTCATGGCGACGGCGTCGTTGAAGAGAATCTTGTAGGTGATGTTGACGCCGGAGCCTGCCGCGAAACGCAGCGCCAGCGAGCCGGAATGGTTGTAGGTTCCGTCTCCGAGATTCTGGAAGACGTGATCGCGCGTCGAGAAGCCTGCCTCTCCCACCCAGCTGGCGCCCTCGCCACCCATCTGGGTGTAGCCTTCGGTCGAGCGATCCATCCACTGCGTCATGTAGTGACAGCCGATGCCGGCATAGGCGCGCGCACCTTCAGGAATTCTGGTCGACGTGCTGTGCGGGCAGCCGGCGCAGAAATAAGGCGTGCGGTTGGAGACGTCGCCGGTCGTGTGCAAACGCTGCTGGGCTGCCTCGATGCGCTTCAGCCGCTCGCCCAGCGCTTCCGAACCGCCGCCGCGCTCCTCAAGCCTGCGGCCGATGGCGATCGCGATGTCGTTGATGTCGAGCGCCGCATAGGACGCAAGCAGTTCGTCGCCCTGCTCGTCCTTCTTGCCGATGACGATAGGGGCGCCCGACCGACCATAGAGAATATCGCGGATCTGGCCTTCGACGAGGCCGCGCTTCTCCTCGACCACAAGAACGAGATCGAGACCCTCCGCGAAGGAAAGAATGCCCTGCGGCTCCAGCGGCCAGGTCACGCCAATCTTGTAAAGCCGCACGCCCAGCGCCTCCGCGTCGGCAGCCTCGATGCCGAGATCCTGCAAGGCCTGCCGGACGTCGAGATAGCTCTTGCCGGCGGAGACGACGCCGATGCGCGGCGCAGAGCCGCCCTTGAAGATCAGCTTGTCGAGGCCGTTGGCGCGGGTGAAAGCCTGCACGGCGGGAATCTTGTAGCGATGCAGCCGTTCTTCCTGCGGCAGGAAGCCGTCGCGCGGGCGGATGTTGATGCCGTCCGCCGGCATGGCCACGTCGGTCGGCATGACGATATTCACGCGATCGACCCCGCCGCGAACGATGGTGGTCGATTCAACCGTGTCCTTGACGCATTTCAGCCCAACCCATGTTCCGGAAAAGCGGCTCATGGCAAAGCCGTAAAGGCCGTAATCGAGGATTTCCTGCACGCCGGCCGGCGACAGGATCGGCATCATGGCGTCGACCAGCGCATATTCGCTCTGATGTGCGGTAGTGGAGGATTCCGCCACGTGATCGTCGCCAAGCAACGCAAGCACGCCGCCATTCGGATCGCTGCCGGCGAGATTGCCGTGGCGGAAGACGTCGCCGGTGCGGTCCACGCCCGGGCCTTTGCCGTACCAGACGGCGAAGACGCCGTCGACGCGGCCCTCACCGCGCATCGTCACCTGCTGGGTGCCCCAGACGGCGGTGGCGGCAAGATCCTCGTTGAGGCCCGGCTGGAACTTTATGTCGGCCGCTTTCAGCTCGCGCGCGGCGCGCGTGAACTGCTGGTCGACGCCGCCGAGCGGCGAGCCGCGATAGCCGGACACGAACCCGGCCGTGCGCTTGCCGGCACGGCGGTCACGTTCGCGCTGCATCAGGCACAGGCGGACGAGCGCCTGGGTACCGGTGAGGTAGATCAGATCCTTGTCGAGGTCATATTTGTCGCCCAGCGACACCTCGGCGAGCGGCTGCTCCGTCTTCACTGCAACACCCATCGCGCCTCTCCTGTGCTGATCGCCTCAGCGGGCGGCGGTGACCTGAATCTCCACCGTGAACTGCGGAGCGGCCAGCCGCGCCTCGACGCAGGCGCGTGCCGGCGTGTGCCCCGGCGCGACCCAGGCGTCCCATACCGCGTTCATCTCGGCGAAGGTGCCGATGTCGGACAGCCAGATTGTAGCCGTGAGGACTTTCGAACGCTCGCTGCCGGCCGCGGTCAGAAGCTCGTCGATCTTGGCAAGGATGTCCCTGGTCTGTTCGGTTACGGACTGGCCTGGTGCGCGCAAGGCGACCTGGCCGGCGGTGTAGACGAGGTCGCCGTGGACGACCGCCTGACTCATGCGCGGCCCGGCTTCGTGGCGGACGATGTTCGACATTGGCTTTCTCCTTGGTAGGTCAGACGGCTTCGCCGCCCAGATAGAGCTGACGAACCTGATCGTCAGCGAGGATGGTTTCCGCCGCGCCCGACAGCGCGACCTGCCCCAGCACCAGCACATAGGCGCGATCGGAGATGGCCAGCGCTTCGGTGGCGTTCTGCTCGACCAGCAGCACTGCAATGCCGGTCCGCTTGACGATCTCCACGATGGCGTCGAACACCTCCGTCAGCATCAGCGGCGACAGGCCGGCCGATGGCTCGTCCAGGAGCAGGTATCGCGGCGACGGCATCAGGGCGCGGGCCAGCGCCAGCACCTGACGTTCGCCGCCCGACATGGAAAAGGCCTTGTCCCGCAGCTTTCTCTTCAGCATCGGATACGCCGCCAGCAGTTCCTCCATGCGACGGCGACGGTCTGCGGCCGGCATGAAGGTGCCGCCGAGATCGAGATTCTCCCAGACGGTCAAGGAGCCGAAGACATTGTCGGACTGTGGCACGATGGCGATACCGCTCTGCCGAACGCGCCGATCCACGGACAGATCGCCGACCGGTCGGCCGTCGACGAAGACCTGTCCGGTACGGGCGCCGAGATAGCCTGCGGCGACCTTGAGGCTGGTCGACTTGCCCGAGCCGTTCGGCCCGATGATGGTGACGATCTCGCCGGGACTCGCTTTTAGCGAGAGGCCCCTGAGGATGTCCACGCCGGGAACGTAGCCCGCCCAGACGTCTGTCAGTTCGAGGGACATGATCAGGCCTCCACCGGAGCGGTCATACGCTTCGCGCCCCGGCCGAGATAGGCTTCCACCACTTCCCGGTTGTCGAGCAGTTCGGACGGCTTGCAGTTTGCGATGATCGTGCCACAGTCCAGCACGACACAGCGGTCGCACAGCTTGCCGATGAAACCCATATCGTGCTCGACTACCACCAGCGTCACGCCCTGCTTGCGGAT
The window above is part of the Rhizobiaceae bacterium genome. Proteins encoded here:
- a CDS encoding GntR family transcriptional regulator yields the protein MNEHSMPAKTPRRREPKVIQGRGAGGSAMTRSYDGLRNLILSYDIKPNERINEVELAKRFGVSRTPVREALNRLVVERLLQFEPSVGFFRPKINTQEIIDLYELRVILETEGVRLAIQRAADSEICELIDFWTGAYNNRKTATRDETIANDEAFHERLVGLSHNQALVEALRKLNARIHFIRWADSSGEGLHEVSYLKHLELLEVLRLRDEKKSIEVLRNIIVKRQEEIVDILKEGAAKLYIS
- a CDS encoding indolepyruvate ferredoxin oxidoreductase family protein; the encoded protein is MGVAVKTEQPLAEVSLGDKYDLDKDLIYLTGTQALVRLCLMQRERDRRAGKRTAGFVSGYRGSPLGGVDQQFTRAARELKAADIKFQPGLNEDLAATAVWGTQQVTMRGEGRVDGVFAVWYGKGPGVDRTGDVFRHGNLAGSDPNGGVLALLGDDHVAESSTTAHQSEYALVDAMMPILSPAGVQEILDYGLYGFAMSRFSGTWVGLKCVKDTVESTTIVRGGVDRVNIVMPTDVAMPADGINIRPRDGFLPQEERLHRYKIPAVQAFTRANGLDKLIFKGGSAPRIGVVSAGKSYLDVRQALQDLGIEAADAEALGVRLYKIGVTWPLEPQGILSFAEGLDLVLVVEEKRGLVEGQIRDILYGRSGAPIVIGKKDEQGDELLASYAALDINDIAIAIGRRLEERGGGSEALGERLKRIEAAQQRLHTTGDVSNRTPYFCAGCPHSTSTRIPEGARAYAGIGCHYMTQWMDRSTEGYTQMGGEGASWVGEAGFSTRDHVFQNLGDGTYNHSGSLALRFAAGSGVNITYKILFNDAVAMTGGQPHDGGLSVPKIAAQVAAEGISRIAVVTDDSDKYPRNTPWPFGTSIHHRSELIPVQQELAKVKGVTVMIYDQTCAAEKRRRRKRGTFPDPDRRIIINERVCEGCGDCGVQSNCVAVQPVETPMGRKRRIDQSACNKDFSCVEGFCPSFVSVSGAKPRKPAPVKAAASSDIRLFDPVLPEIDGTYNILVTGLGGTGVVTVGGILSMAAHLEGKGCGVIDMAGLAQKGGAVFSHIRIAREPEDITAIRIGAGGADFLFGGDIAVAGTAKALAGVKQGRTRVVANTAEVLPGDFTRNIEFSLPVERVKRALSAAVGKENSHFVDANRMALALLGDTIAANLFLLGYGWQSGAVPLSEQALMRAIEINGEAVAMNKAAFEWGRRAAIDPEGVTRLVEARGTKKAAAAETEEQMHARHVAFLTAYQNAAYAARYAGVVERVRKAEPVGRRQFSEAVARSLFKLMAYKDEYEVARLYTDGAFLAQLADTFDGDRLRLRFHLAPPILGRKDPVTGRPRKTTFGPWVLPLFRILARLKGLRGTKLDIFGYTKERRTERQLVVDYIALIDRLLSKLSGENYDIAVRIAELPLKIRGFGHVKERNLQAVKTEEVALLAQFERPRQFVVEAAE
- a CDS encoding RidA family protein, which encodes MSNIVRHEAGPRMSQAVVHGDLVYTAGQVALRAPGQSVTEQTRDILAKIDELLTAAGSERSKVLTATIWLSDIGTFAEMNAVWDAWVAPGHTPARACVEARLAAPQFTVEIQVTAAR
- a CDS encoding ABC transporter ATP-binding protein, giving the protein MSLELTDVWAGYVPGVDILRGLSLKASPGEIVTIIGPNGSGKSTSLKVAAGYLGARTGQVFVDGRPVGDLSVDRRVRQSGIAIVPQSDNVFGSLTVWENLDLGGTFMPAADRRRRMEELLAAYPMLKRKLRDKAFSMSGGERQVLALARALMPSPRYLLLDEPSAGLSPLMLTEVFDAIVEIVKRTGIAVLLVEQNATEALAISDRAYVLVLGQVALSGAAETILADDQVRQLYLGGEAV